Proteins from one Aythya fuligula isolate bAytFul2 chromosome 11, bAytFul2.pri, whole genome shotgun sequence genomic window:
- the RGMA gene encoding repulsive guidance molecule A, whose product MRPLRERIVVKARAGWMGMGRGAGSTALGLFQILPVFLCIFPSVTSPCKILKCNSEFWAATSGTHHLGAEEAPEFCTALRAYAHCTRRTARTCRGDLAYHSAVHGIDDLMVQHNCSKDGPTSQPRLRTLPPGDSQERSDSPEICHYEKSFHKHSATPNYTHCGLFGDPHLRTFTDTFQTCKVQGAWPLIDNNYLNVQVTNTPVLPGSSATATSKLTIIFKSFQECVDQKVYQAEMDELPAAFADGSKNGGDKHGANSLKITEKVSGQHIEIQAKYIGTTIVVRQVGRYLTFAVRMPEEVVNAVEDRDSQGLYLCLRGCPLNQQIDFQTFRSAQAAEGRTRRKGPSLQAPPEAFTYESATAKCREKLPVEDLYFQSCVFDLLTTGDVNFMLAAYYAFEDVKMLHSNKDKLHLYERTRDLAPGNAAPSGLPRAPPALWVALLCLSQCWLGLL is encoded by the exons ATGCGGCCGCTAAG GGAGAGGATAGTGGTTAAAGCTCGAGCTGGATGGATGGGTatggggagaggggcaggatccACAGCCCTGGGACTTTTCCAAATCCTCCCTGTCTTTCTCTGCATCTTCCCTTCAG TGACGTCTCCATGCAAGATCCTCAAGTGCAACTCTGAGTTCTGGGCGGCCACATCAGGCACCCACCACCTGGGCGCGGAGGAGGCCCCCGAGTTCTGCACAGCCCTGCGCGCCTACGCGCACTGCACCCGCCGCACCGCCCGCACCTGCAGGGGTGACCTGGCCTACCACTCGGCCGTGCATGGCATAGACGATCTCATGGTGCAGCACAACTGCTCCAAGGATGGCCCCACATCCCAACCCCGCCTCCGGACATTGccccctggggacagccaggaGCGCTCTGACAGCCCCGAAATCTGCCACTACGAGAAGAGCTTTCACAAACACTCGGCCACCCCCAACTATACTCACTGCGGGCTCTTCGGGGACCCCCACCTCAGGACTTTCACGGACACCTTCCAGACCTGCAAGGTGCAAGGGGCCTGGCCGCTCATAGACAATAACTACCTGAACGTCCAGGTCACCAACACGCCAGTGCTGCCTGGCTCCTCGGCCACCGCCACCAGCAAG CTCACCATCATTTTCAAGAGCTTCCAGGAGTGCGTGGACCAGAAAGTGTACCAGGCGGAGATGGACGAGCTCCCCGCTGCCTTTGCTGACGGCTCCAAGAACGGTGGGGACAAGCACGGAGCCAACAGCCTGAAGATCACCGAGAAGGTGTCGGGGCAGCACATCGAGATCCAGGCAAAGTACATCGGCACCACCATCGTGGTGAGGCAGGTGGGCCGCTACCTCACCTTCGCCGTCCGCATGCCGGAGGAGGTGGTCAACGCCGTGGAGGACCGGGACAGTCAGGGCCTCTACCTGTGCCTCCGCGGTTGTCCACTCAACCAACAGATTGACTTCCAGACCTTCCGCTCGGCTCAGGCAGCTGAGGGTCGCACTCGCAGGAAGGGGCCCAGCCTGCAGGCTCCCCCCGAGGCTTTCACGTACGAATCGGCCACGGCCAAGTGCAGGGAAAAGCTGCCCGTCGAGGACCTCTACTTCCAGTCCTGCGTCTTCGACCTCCTGACCACGGGGGATGTCAACTTCATGCTGGCTGCTTATTACGCCTTTGAGGACGTGAAGATGCTTCACTCCAACA